The proteins below are encoded in one region of Fulvia fulva chromosome 9, complete sequence:
- a CDS encoding Ecp26 yields the protein MQLSIVLLPLLALFAAASADLDKRQGCHDTCATAREGDECYVTCGSHTGGPYKCVFTQGSLQCLQ from the exons ATGCAACTCTCCATCGTCCTCCTGCCTTTGCTGGCACTTTTCGCCGCAGCTTCTGCCGACCTCGATAAACGCCAGGGATGCCATGATACATGTGCTACAGCTCGGGAAGGCGATGAGTGCTATGTCACATGC GGCTCTCACACTGGTGGTCCTTATAAGTGTGTTTTCACACAAGGTTCGCTCCAGTGCCTTCAATAG